The Flavobacteriales bacterium genome has a segment encoding these proteins:
- a CDS encoding UDP-diphosphatase — MSILEAFILGLIQGLSEFLPISSSGHIELAKALFGIEIKDDASFTIILHGGTV; from the coding sequence ATGTCGATCTTAGAAGCCTTTATTCTCGGACTGATCCAAGGCCTTTCTGAATTTTTACCTATTAGTAGTAGTGGCCACATCGAGCTTGCTAAAGCTCTCTTTGGAATAGAGATCAAGGACGATGCAAGTTTCACAATCATTCTTCATGGAGGTACGGT
- a CDS encoding cell division protein FtsX, with protein MENAEEIYSKRKLKSSGQSTVVSISLVLFMLGIIGLVILVSDRLAIFIKENVSMDVYLKENVKEVNAIQLQKTLDTKDFVKSTKYISKEQAIENLKKDLDPEENFVTFLGDYNPLPSSITIMLNANFANNDSLAWIENSLLANKGVKEVVYQKSMIDMINENVRVISFYLLCFSGLLLLVAIALINNTIRLSIYSKRFIIKTMQLVGATHWFIKRPFILKGILHGIYGSLIAIILLLGIIYLVQNEIPDLINLRDFEMFGSLFGSVLLVGILISWLSTTFAVSKYLKLKSGELY; from the coding sequence ATGGAGAACGCAGAAGAGATCTACTCGAAAAGAAAACTAAAATCCTCAGGACAGTCAACTGTAGTGAGTATTTCACTGGTTCTTTTTATGCTGGGAATTATCGGCTTAGTAATTTTAGTATCCGATCGACTTGCCATTTTTATCAAAGAAAACGTAAGCATGGATGTTTACCTCAAAGAAAATGTGAAAGAGGTTAATGCCATCCAATTACAAAAAACGCTTGACACAAAAGACTTTGTAAAATCTACAAAGTATATAAGTAAAGAGCAAGCAATCGAAAATTTAAAGAAAGACTTAGACCCAGAAGAAAACTTTGTGACCTTCTTAGGAGATTATAATCCGTTACCCTCATCGATTACAATAATGCTTAATGCCAACTTTGCTAATAACGATAGCTTGGCCTGGATCGAAAATTCGTTGCTCGCAAATAAAGGTGTTAAAGAAGTCGTATATCAGAAATCGATGATAGACATGATTAACGAGAATGTTCGGGTGATCAGTTTTTACCTGCTATGCTTTAGTGGCCTTCTACTACTGGTTGCAATAGCATTAATCAACAATACTATTCGCTTATCGATCTACTCCAAGAGATTTATTATAAAAACCATGCAGCTGGTTGGAGCGACCCACTGGTTTATAAAAAGGCCCTTTATTTTAAAAGGTATACTACATGGCATTTATGGTTCGTTAATAGCAATAATTTTATTGTTGGGAATTATTTATTTGGTACAAAACGAAATTCCTGATTTAATAAATTTGCGTGATTTTGAAATGTTCGGTTCTCTATTTGGATCGGTACTTTTAGTTGGAATATTAATCTCTTGGTTGTCGACTACGTTTGCAGTAAGCAAATACCTCAAGTTAAAATCAGGAGAATTATACTAA
- a CDS encoding leucine--tRNA ligase encodes MEYSHKIIEAKWQKFWKENKTYKTSNESEKEKFYVLDMFPYPSGAGLHVGHPLGYIASDIFARFKRQKGYNVLHPMGYDSFGLPAEQYAIQTGQHPAITTEENIATYRRQLDQIGFSYDWDREVRTSDPSYYKWTQWIFIELFNSYYDTEKDKAISIDELIIIFEKEGNEFVNACNTQEDIFTAIEWSAKTEEEQQAILLNYRLAYLSDTMVNWCPGLGTVLANEEVKDGKSERGDFPVERKLMRQWSLRITAYADRLLKGLDGLDWTDALKEMQRHWIGRSQGASVRFKIEGSEEHIGVFTTRPDTIFGVTFMVLAPESELVNQITASEFQAKVDAYIERTAARSERERMAEVKNISGEFTGAYAIHPLSGDRIPIWIGDYVLAGYGTGAVMSVPAHDSRDYAFAKHFDIPIVEVVSGGNIDEESYDAKSGEMVNSDFLNGLDVNEAMKSALQNWKKIK; translated from the coding sequence ATGGAATACAGTCACAAAATTATTGAGGCAAAATGGCAAAAGTTTTGGAAAGAAAACAAAACATACAAAACGTCAAATGAATCTGAAAAAGAAAAATTCTATGTATTGGATATGTTCCCTTATCCATCTGGTGCAGGGCTTCATGTTGGCCATCCATTAGGCTATATAGCATCGGATATCTTCGCTCGTTTTAAAAGACAAAAGGGATATAATGTCCTTCACCCAATGGGGTATGATTCGTTCGGTTTACCTGCCGAGCAGTATGCGATTCAAACGGGTCAACATCCTGCCATTACAACCGAAGAGAACATTGCGACATACCGAAGGCAGTTAGATCAAATTGGTTTTTCATACGACTGGGATCGAGAAGTTAGAACAAGTGATCCGTCATATTACAAATGGACGCAATGGATTTTTATCGAGCTTTTTAATTCATATTACGATACCGAAAAAGACAAAGCAATTTCTATTGATGAGTTGATTATCATTTTTGAAAAGGAAGGAAATGAGTTTGTTAATGCATGTAATACACAAGAAGATATTTTTACCGCAATTGAATGGTCGGCTAAAACGGAAGAAGAGCAGCAAGCTATTTTATTGAATTATCGTTTGGCCTATTTGTCGGATACAATGGTTAACTGGTGTCCCGGATTGGGAACTGTTTTAGCGAACGAAGAAGTTAAAGATGGTAAATCGGAGAGAGGAGATTTTCCGGTAGAAAGGAAATTGATGCGCCAATGGTCATTAAGGATAACTGCTTATGCGGACAGATTACTCAAAGGCTTAGACGGATTAGATTGGACGGATGCTTTGAAAGAGATGCAACGTCACTGGATTGGAAGGTCGCAAGGTGCCTCTGTTCGGTTTAAGATTGAGGGAAGCGAGGAACATATTGGTGTTTTTACTACTCGACCAGATACCATTTTTGGAGTAACATTTATGGTGTTGGCTCCAGAGAGTGAGTTGGTGAATCAAATTACTGCATCAGAATTTCAAGCCAAAGTTGATGCTTATATTGAGCGTACAGCAGCGCGCTCGGAGAGAGAACGAATGGCTGAGGTGAAAAATATTTCAGGGGAGTTTACTGGTGCTTATGCCATACATCCATTATCTGGAGATCGAATTCCTATTTGGATAGGTGATTATGTTTTGGCCGGTTATGGAACAGGGGCTGTAATGTCGGTGCCAGCACACGATAGTAGAGATTATGCTTTTGCAAAGCACTTTGATATTCCTATTGTAGAGGTTGTTTCGGGCGGTAATATCGATGAGGAGTCTTATGATGCTAAGTCGGGTGAGATGGTAAATTCGGATTTCCTTAATGGGCTAGATGTAAATGAGGCAATGAAATCTGCATTGCAAAATTGGAAGAAGATAAAATAG
- a CDS encoding DUF3098 domain-containing protein, translating to MEENNNELFVFGKENYKWMLIGIAVIVLGFVLMSGGGSDDPNVFNPEIFSFRRITLAPIIVLIGYGIEIYAIMLKPKSNG from the coding sequence ATGGAAGAAAACAACAACGAATTATTCGTATTCGGAAAAGAGAATTACAAGTGGATGTTGATTGGTATAGCTGTAATAGTATTGGGGTTTGTCCTAATGTCTGGTGGTGGATCTGATGACCCAAATGTATTTAATCCGGAAATTTTTAGTTTCAGAAGAATCACCCTTGCTCCAATAATAGTATTAATTGGGTACGGCATTGAGATATACGCCATCATGCTGAAACCAAAATCTAACGGTTAA